The proteins below are encoded in one region of Doryrhamphus excisus isolate RoL2022-K1 chromosome 4, RoL_Dexc_1.0, whole genome shotgun sequence:
- the lysmd3 gene encoding lysM and putative peptidoglycan-binding domain-containing protein 3: MTGRGQHYGFQAATMVQTSNGGHAYLFGTNNSENELSEEDGESFELRPRGRERNKRSTSRERVDDIVYLTRDIKEGDTLNSIALQYHCSVADLKRANNLLTEQDFFGLRSVKIPVKRFSVLTETHNTGPLKSAPSSETHRLTHTSPITSLPVESSTDSSSSTDSVEGFLMEKDKDIERLVKSTAPSRSSLNEVVSSLTLQQNQLLLGKGEYKPVEKKDPYYGADWGMRWWTAVVIMLVVGIVTPVFYLLYYEVLMKTEGSHHSTPIEGLRDMSPGHLHGAIPSEDSYAGAGSPHHAGAVPHETTQGLRVDSAEHGKT, encoded by the exons ATGACTGGTCGAGGTCAGCACTATGGGTTCCAAGCCGCCACCATGGTTCAAACTTCCAATGGTGGTCATGCCTACCTGTTTGGGACCAATAATTCAGAGAATGAACTATCCGAGGAGGATGGGGAAAGCTTTGAGCTGCGGCCACGTGGcagagaaagaaacaaaaggaGCACGTCCAGAGAGAGGGTAGATGATATTGTCTACCTGACTAGAGATATCAAGGAGGGGGACACCCTGAACAGCATTGCCTTGCAGTACCATTGCTCG GTGGCAGATTTAAAGCGTGCAAACAATCTCCTGACAGAGCAAGACTTCTTCGGCCTGAGATCTGTAAAAATTCCTGTCAAACGCTTCAGCGTCCTGACAGAAACTCACAATACTGGACCTCTCAAATCAGCCCCCTCTTCTGAAACCCACCGCCTGACCCATACCTCGCCTATCACCTCCCTCCCTGTGGAGTCTTCCACAGACTCCTCCTCTTCCACAGACAGCGTGGAAGGCTTCCTCATGGAGAAGGACAAGGACATCGAGCGACTGGTCAAATCCACCGCTCCATCGAGGAGCAGCCTCAACGAAGTTGTGTCCTCTTTAACCCTCCAGCAGAATCAGCTCTTGCTGGGAAAAGGAGAGTACAAACCAGTGGAGAAAAAGGACCCTTATTACGGAGCAGACTGGGGCATGAGATGGTGGACTGCTGTGGTCATCATGCTGGTGGTCGGCATCGTCACGCCTGTGTTTTATCTGTTGTATTATGAAGTCCTCATGAAAACTGAGGGCAGCCATCACAGCACGCCAATAGAGGGCCTGCGGGACATGTCTCCTGGACATCTCCATGGTGCCATTCCTTCAGAAGACAGTTATGCAGGAGCTGGCTCCCCACACCATGCTGGAGCTGTACCTCATGAAACCACACAAGGCCTCAGAGTGGACAGTGCAGAACACGGAAAGACATAG
- the polr3g gene encoding DNA-directed RNA polymerase III subunit RPC7: protein MAGKGRGVAAFTFNIEALGIGRGSMPEARVGPSPLFPVTDFKPVPLKVGEEEDYMLALKQEMRGTMQRMPYNIKFHSKKADVEKYTERYLKQKQIDDEEWTPDWNIFPKELMPQKKKTRVKAGSKKKKTVKISSKDAEDVLTKLNELEKKDGGDKSDEDKPQKTGNEEEEEEDIEGEEYEEEEVEDNDYIESYFDNGEDFAAGSDDNMDGEATY from the exons ATGGCAGGTAAGGGACGTGGAGTGGCTGCTTTCACCTTCAACATCGAAGCTCTGGGCATCGGCAGAGGCAGCATGCCAGAAGCCAGGGTGGGGCCCAGTCCACTCTTTCCA GTCACAGACTTCAAGCCTGTGCCACTGAAGGTTGGTGAAGAGGAGGACTACATGCTGGCTCTCAAACAGGAAATGAGGGGAACCATGCAGCGGATGCCATACAACATCAAGTTCCACTCCAAAAAGGCAG ATGTGGAGAAATACACTGAGAGATACTTGAAGCAAAAGCAGATAGATGATGAGGAATGGACAccag ACTGGAATATCTTCCCAAAAGAACTGATGccacaaaagaagaaaacaagagTGAAAGCAG gctcaaaaaagaagaaaacagtgAAGATATCCAGCAAAGATGCAGAAGACGTGTTGACTAAATTGAAT GAGCTGGAGAAAAAAGACGGAGGTGACAAGTCAGACGAAGACAAACCACAGAAGACAGGaaatgaagaggaggaagaggaggacattGAAGGCGAGGAATATGAGGAAGAGGAAGTTGAG gACAATGACTACATTGAAAGCTACTTTGACAATGGTGAAGACTTTGCGGCAGGCAGCGATGACAATATGGATGGAGAAGCAACATACTGA